One Mangifera indica cultivar Alphonso chromosome 4, CATAS_Mindica_2.1, whole genome shotgun sequence genomic region harbors:
- the LOC123213510 gene encoding uncharacterized protein LOC123213510 produces the protein MASSIEEKKIHEELSAIIIWAEQVRVAVDEADSFKADCQEVGKQVDRLLQMLRSVARLAGSSQSLYDRPIRRVISEVSRHIERALTLVRKCKRRSVLRRVVNIVTAADFRKLLSLLEASVGDMRWLLSIFDIENSGASGGIVLSLPPIASNDPILSWVWSYIAAIHMGQLSDRIEAANELASLAADNDRNKKIIVEEGGVPPLLRLLKEVSSWEAQIAAATALYNLSNDQERVGIIVNELGVPIIVKVLSESLMKVQIQVAHLVARMAEHNNVAQDEFARENVIRPLVSILSFETFVDDQRTNLGKQSIHSLVQINKELEKNTVVGSKSSRPLYSEGSSSRSGPSRKERENEKPEVKIKLKIACAEALWMLARGSVSNSRRITETKGLLCLAKLVEKERGELQYNCLMTIMEITAAAEQNADLRRAAFKTNSPAAKAVVDQLLRVIKDLDATLQIPAIKSIGSLARTFPARETRVLGPLVAQLSNKNPEVATEAAIALQKFAGPENFLRIEHSKAIIEFNGVPPLMKLLRVNDWTQLHGLVLLCYLALHAGNSEALEQARVLTTLEGADRSVVAQHPELKDLVAMAINHLNLYHPGVHSQRLAYGPL, from the coding sequence ATGGCTTCGTCaattgaagagaagaaaatccACGAAGAGTTATCGGCAATAATAATTTGGGCCGAGCAAGTTCGCGTAGCGGTTGATGAGGCGGACTCTTTCAAAGCCGATTGTCAAGAAGTAGGTAAGCAAGTGGATCGGCTCTTGCAAATGCTCCGGAGCGTTGCTCGATTAGCTGGCTCATCTCAATCACTCTACGACAGGCCAATTCGCCGTGTAATTTCCGAGGTGTCGAGACACATAGAGCGTGCCCTAACCCTAGTCCGGAAGTGCAAGCGTCGGAGCGTGCTACGACGAGTCGTCAACATTGTAACTGCGGCCGACTTTCGGAAGCTATTAAGCCTTCTTGAAGCTTCCGTCGGCGACATGAGATGGCTTTTGAGTATCTTCGACATTGAAAACAGCGGCGCTTCTGGCGGTATAGTTCTTTCTTTGCCACCTATAGCTAGTAACGACCCGATTTTGTCTTGGGTTTGGTCTTACATTGCTGCTATACATATGGGCCAGTTGAGCGATCGTATTGAAGCCGCTAATGAATTGGCTTCCCTGGCCGCCGATAACGATCgtaacaagaaaattattgttgaaGAGGGTGGAGTGCCTCCTTTGCTTAGACTTTTAAAAGAAGTCTCCTCGTGGGAGGCGCAAATAGCGGCTGCCACGGCgctttataatttatcaaatgatCAAGAAAGAGTGGGGATTATAGTAAATGAGCTTGGGGTTCCAATTATAGTGAAGGTTTTAAGTGAGTCTTTGATGAAAGTGCAGATTCAGGTGGCGCATTTGGTGGCCAGAATGGCGGAGCATAATAATGTGGCACAGGATGAATTTGCGAGGGAGAATGTGATTAGGCCACTAGTATCGATTTTATCTTTTGAGACATTTGTTGATGATCAAAGGACTAATTTGGGTAAGCAGAGTATTCATTCACTTGTGCAGATTAATAAAGAATTGGAGAAAAATACAGTGGTCGGCTCCAAGAGTTCTCGTCCTTTGTATAGTGAAGGTAGTAGTAGTAGATCAGGGCCGAGTAGGAAAGAGAGGGAGAATGAGAAGCCTGAGGTGAAGATTAAGTTGAAAATTGCTTGTGCTGAGGCTTTGTGGATGCTTGCAAGAGGAAGTGTGTCAAATAGTCGGAGAATAACAGAAACAAAAGGGTTGCTTTGTTTGGCAAAATTGGTTGAAAAGGAACGAGGTGAATTGCAGTACAATTGTTTGATGACAATAATGGAGATAACTGCTGCTGCTGAACAAAATGCTGATCTTAGACGTGCTGCTTTTAAGACAAATTCTCCTGCTGCTAAAGCCGTTGTAGATCAGCTTTTGAGGGTGATTAAAGATTTAGATGCAACATTGCAAATTCCAGCTATAAAATCAATTGGTTCATTGGCCAGGACTTTCCCAGCTAGAGAAACTAGAGTACTTGGTCCTTTAGTGGCTCAACTTAGTAATAAGAACCCAGAAGTGGCAACTGAAGCTGCCATTGCCCTTCAGAAGTTTGCTGGTCCAGAGAATTTTCTCCGTATAGAGCATTCAAAGGCGATTATTGAGTTCAATGGTGTTCCACCTTTGATGAAACTATTAAGGGTTAATGACTGGACACAGCTGCATGGATTGGTTCTGCTCTGCTACCTCGCATTACATGCTGGCAATAGCGAGGCTTTGGAGCAAGCTAGGGTATTGACCACCCTTGAGGGGGCTGACCGAAGTGTGGTGGCACAACATCCTGAGTTGAAAGATCTGGTGGCGATGGCAATAAACCACCTGAATCTATACCATCCTGGAGTTCATTCTCAGAGATTGGCATATGGGCCtttatga